GTTAAAAAGCGAGTTTGAATTGGTTTTGTTTCCAGTTAAATTAAAGTTGTATTTAATAGACTGTTGATGCAATGTTTTAAATTCTTTGAGGAAGAAATTCTTTGGAACACTGTTGAAGCGGAAGGGAAGATTAAAACTGGAGATAGTTTAAAATGCCTGAAATAATGAGTACAGTTTGCATCAAGGAAATTGAATACTGTGTATCGttataagttttgtttttgatggtTCATGACAAACATGGTACGATGCTTGAAATCTTTACCATTCTGATTAACAGTCGTATGGGCCTATAGACCAACCATTTTGTTATAGTCATGGATATATTTTACTGAGACTGAAGAGAAATACAAAAGCAAACATTATCATTGGGCCATTGCCTCTAAATATGACAAAAAGCATTGGCTTGTTGTGTACTGATGGTCATTCATTTGACCTCAAGTAAGGCCTATTATCAGACTTACCTTGTTTACTCAAATGATGTTGAATATATCTCTAACTGTGTAGCACAAACCTCTACCAGATGGAAAACTCTCTGCTGTTGACTCTTATGGTGCTCCTGCTCCTTGGTGTTCGTAAGTGAAGTGTTTATTCTTTCCATAGATTCATTGTTCAGATCCTGTGATAGTGAGATGAATTATCTGTCCCAGAACACACTTTGTATGAAATATCAGAAGTCTCTTTTTAACAGTCAAGTACATGCTATTATTCATGGTAGATTGCGGGTATAGGGTATGATTTTGTCCCATCAGATTTCACAGTTCTCTTGAAAAGCAAAACAGAACAAGGAAAAACACTTAATAGCTCCTATAATAAGACATAAGCCTTTTTAATGCAAAATGCTGTGTTTGatcaaataatatcaataatgaatATCACCGTTACAACTTTAGGGCCTTTAGGGATGCATAACAAAATGAGTGCATTTTTCAACAGCGTAcagataaaatatacagtattatgtaTTTGCATACTCTTAACTCCATATTTGCATGAATTTAGAGTTAACACCACTATTTGCTTTGATTTTTGCAAAGTAATGTTTGTAGGTTCAGACTCTGGGTGAAAGTTTTCCTTGTGTGACTTGTATCACAAtaatccacatttatttattgttcatGATTGAATTAATAAAAGACATGTTTTAGAGACTTTGCCCTTTTGTTTAATAGATAAACTGCATGTGATATTAGTATATAACATCACTAAGAGAAGAACCTTGGCATTATTTGAAAATTTTGTATAACTGATATTTTCaaaggtgctttttttttaacacaattatGCTAGAATATTATACTTTTATCGTAATGTTGGCTTCACTTTGCAAAAATCTGGCTTCATAAATCAACACGATCTCGTGCAAGAGTCTATGAGcgattacattttatattgttaAAAGGGAAGCTCATGTCAGATGATATCTTTCAGCCCATAGTCTGGAAAATAACTCATTCTCAGTTATCCAATTAAAATGCAATAGACCATTTTGTTTGGCAAAATCAAGAAAAAGTCAACAAAACCTCCGGAAACATTTTTCAAAGGAAGGAGTTAcagtatatattgttttaaataatttaaccaATTTATCTAGAGCAACAATGGATGAGCTTTAATATTTGTGCTCTCcatcaaaaataaatgaacagtaaatgtttaattaatggAGGTCCTTTTAGAAATATGAATTTAAGAAAACTATATTCGTTGTCTTTTTTACTAAATATTACTTGGAGAAAATTATTCATGTCCTGTTTTTCTCATTTTACCTGCAATTTCAAATCCAAATATACTTTTGAGAATTCATCTTCAATattcataattcatgttttttttcttctttttttttttttttttttttttttttaagtccgagaccactagtgaaatttatctattttgaatatttataattaaatttacaatttttcattacaaaatattttattgaaaaatgtacagGAATTTTTGAATTTCTTAGTATATGGTGCATCTCCcctggcatggattccacaagtttgtgcaaactctgatgatccatgttatcccagcatgatttgagaattttcCAAAGAGCATATTGCGTGCTTCAAttaaagcaaggaaatctgatctTTTGTACAAAAGAATACAAATGGCAGTCacaaatcccagattttcaatatggtctcagacatttggacttAGTTTAGAAAACATTTAGTTTAGAAAACAgtctaaatgtgcaaaaatgagtTGAAATGATCTGTAAAACCACACCGATTTAACTTAAAACTTCAAAGCAGCTGTTGAACTTAAGTTTTTAAAAGTAGATGTGTTTTCCATCAAGTGTAATGTTTTTCATCATTATTACAATTTTGGTGATTACTTTTCAATCTGTGATAATTCTATTAATCTAAATGACAGATTTGTTAAGGATTTGAACATCCATCTATGCTTGCAATGCCGTACAATGGGCATAATGCAACATGCAATCAAATGTGCAAAATGTTTGTGATTGCCTTTGAGCATTTTGCAAAAAGTGCAAGAGTGTAATGAGTGCAAATGATCCAGTCTTCTGCACTGTGAACATATtgaaattacaaaacattttaccTGTAGAGGCCAGTGCCCAGTTTCAACAAACCCACAAGTTATAATTATAAGGCTATGATAACTAAGTTTTTTTCTTAACTTAAGTGGTGTGATGCAACTGGCTTCAGCAACTTTTGTGCTAAACTAATGGCAGTGTACAACCGTGTGaaggcaaaaaataaaatgctgctaCAACTAAACATTTTGCCAAAGTTGAATTTTAACCGAAATACAGTCTCTTAAACCAGGGTGTTTCAAACTGTGTTTCGGGGACCCCCAGGGGGCTGCATGGGAGTGCTAGGGGGGGGGGTCTGCTGAAAATTTTCAGagaaaaagtgtaaaaatgttgacATTATTTGGCTTTAGTAGATTAATCATGATTACTTTATTGTATTGACAGCCATagtaagaaatacaaataaaaataaattggcatttaatttcatatataaaaataatcttaTTTGTGAGAAATAATTGCTGTAATTCACTATTCTCTGTAAAGCTTAtttgaaacaatatttattgttttattgtatacatttacaaatgtatttatatagcgcttttcacaataaatataaataattaaaataaaatatttgttaaattgGATTGAAAATCGTTCTCTTCGAGTACATCCAACATTACTCCAGCACAAGAAAGATACACTGTCAATTTaagaatattttaataattttattttggcttgAGATATTTAAGATATTCCAGATATTTAAGTTTGCAAACAAGACTTCTTTATAATATCATGTTTACCACTTTTCTCACTCTGGAATGCAAGCTTTatcatttattgatttatgtGGAGAAGAATAACCCAGCAATGGCATTTCAGTAACATGAaagtatgaatgtttttttttccttacaGGAGAAGGAATTACCTCCTCTACAGCAGAAAACCGCTCCCAAACCATTTCAATCCCAACAACCCTTAATCTTACTGCTGCAAACACATCCTGTGCCCAACCGACCCCATGCAAGAACATCACCCAATTTATCACTCTGCCTCCAGTTCTTGCGCTACTGAAGGTATACTGGAAGCAGGATAGTCCGTGTGAGGGTGATTTGTATCTCTTTTCTCAAATGCATGTGCTTCCTATGTGCTTCACCAATCACATGGAAATCAAGTGGTGGAATGAACTGTGTAAGGACAGAAGATGTGGAGTCTGGCAGGGCTTCAGGCCCACTAGAGAAACTAAAGGTTATCTGCTGATGAGTAATATGACAGTGAGCAAAGCTTCCTGTTCGGGTCTGTTAATCACTtgccaaggtgtgtgtgtgtttatatacttaCAGTATACCATACAAAGTTAAAACGCAGCTACTAAACTAACAATGAAATGGAGAAAATGGCTTCAAATTATAATGTAGTCTCACTCTGTTATCTCAATCTGAGTGTAGTCCATCTGTTTGTTGCAGAACAGATCGATGATTTTGGTAATAAAACAGTTTTTGCCTTTGGGCAGTATACATTTCGGGACCAAAAAGTGAGCTAAATTTGAAACCTCCCTTTAGGGAAATTCAGGGACATCctcaatttaaaattaattaataaataaagcaaatactgtttttaaaataaaaaaaaatgcaaatagttttattttaaatgtagaattagggtgtgggttagggttagtgtgtAGTAATTAAGATTACTTAagaattaatcaagattaatcgcATAATCTTTCACAGTTAATCACGATttatcgcagattttgaaagtgctgctgactgtatatatacttttcctgtcaaaatgcatgtatgtcctttttaggaaagaaaacaaaacaaaatgttacaatatgatgctttattaacattttccaaacaaagccttccacagtataaagatagaaatgcactaaaatagcactaaTTTAAGTCAAATTAAAGTTTCTCTCCTAACCAGGGTTAAGATATGCTTTATTAATGGCAAATGCATTAATCACAATTAAGATAGCTCTAATAAAACAGTAGAAGTCTATGGTAACGTCTCCATTTCAATGTTAGTAAACTAAGCAAACTAGATTACACAACTCTGTATGTTTGGCCTGTTTCTGttgatttttttcttcacaaGTTTCAGGCAATATAACAAAGCTAacatgacttgtgcattttaaataatgGATTGTTTTCTCTCAAGTTCTCTCAGCTGCTTCTGGAACAGAGTTGGCTGCATACAAGGCAGTAACTGGCATATTAATTTTCTTGATCCTGAGTGTTATACTGCTTCAGTTTAGCCGGCCGACATACAAAGCCATCCGCAAAAGATGTGAGTCAGTGATGTAAACTTGATGCAAGTTTGGAACCTCACATTAAATGAGTAGTTGACAAATAGTGGGTTCATGGACCCTTTATCATCAACATAacgattttaggttaaaattaactaaatatataaGAGGAAAATGTATGAATGCCTTTATACCATcattagttcattttaaaatgagcCTATGGTGTGACTAATTAATTAAGTACAAAAATGCCTTCCTCTTTTTTAATATCAGataataaaagctgcatgcatactACTTATAAAAGTTGATAATTGGAGTATTGCATATGTCAACTTTCCATAAGATATTTCATATCCTAGATTAagatttactgtgtgtgtgtgtgtgtgtgtgtgtgtgtgtgtgtgtgtgtgtgtgtgtgtgtgtgtgtgtgtgtgtgtgtgtgtgtgtgtgtgttttaattgttttatatgtAATACTCAATTTATATGTAATGCTCAATTTTCCTCTCCTTTAAAACATAAATTTAAATACGCTTTCTAATTTGAAACTTTTTACCTGGTTTGATGCAGTTTCACAAAAACGGCAGAATCAATGGATCGGCCCGACTCAGAGTCAGAGTGGTAAGTCATTTCACACACATTAACAGACACATGTCTGGGTTGAGTGAAAGGGTTcagtcttttatttttattttctttcttttctttagtGTCCTATCACAGAGGTCAAGCTGGCAGTAACCCAAACAACAATACATTAAAGAGGCAGTCCTTTCCTGgtgagtttttctctctctctctctctctctctctctctctctgttctagACTCTTTCCACTAATCTCTCACTCTCATGCACCCACATTTATTCACTTTGTAATCAATTACATAATGATAAACTGAGTGTATTGATGCATTGGTCTTTTCATTCAGCCTGCTCATGCAAACACACTGGTACCCATTCTCATTTGTTCTGTGTTGTCAGGTTTGGAAAGGCTGACCGTAAACCCTAGCAGAGAGCCCTCATCTAACAGAAACAGTGACTATGACTCATACGGTTACAACTGAAGGCCTGAACCACACAAGACCTAACCGATCTGTACGCAGAGCTTAGACATCAGTCTCATCTAATATAGCCTTATGCTATAAGGTTCAGTTGGTTTTGAGCTGCCATTCAGCAAGTCTTACGATTTGTAAATATGTTTGAGAAGTACAGTTATGGAATTAGTTTTAGAAAATCTAACTGTTCTCAACAACAAAAGCAAATACTTTGTAATGCATAGCAGGATAGGATTCTATGTATTTTTTCGTGATAGCTTTGCTGTGTATATAGAGCAGTTATTAACTATAGAAGGtttttctacctgatctgacccttTACAATTACTTTCATTGGTGTAAACTATAGTCAGGCTTATTCAGTCATATTACAGTTAATAATATTTTTgcttaatttagatgttaccacatgaagcacaattttTAGGTCatccaaaacatttttacagtgtatttttgATGTCATTTGTAAATTGCCAGAAACCAGTTGGGATTTTGTTATTGTAAGATATGGAATATCTAGATAGACTTGATCAAAAACCAGATGAACTGGTGGAAAATGTGgctctttttgtttatttatacaaGTGGTTGATTTTGGAGTTGGTTCatgaaaatgtttcattaaaccatgattttcagatttttaaaagagaaTCATTTCCAATTTGCTTTGTTATTATTTCAAGTCTTTTGATTGTACAGTATCAGTGAGTGAAGATTCTGTGTAGAATTGGAGTGAAATGAGTTGAACACTATATGCTAAAGACATCAGCATAGTTGTGTTTGTGTTTCGAAGAGATTTCTACTGATTAAAGGTATGAGGTGGCAAAGATGGGAGCGATTTAAAGGTGATATTGGAAGAGGGAATGTGCTGTGAATGCACAATTTTGCAGCAATGTGGTTTCCTGTCGTAATGGTTTTAACTTCCTGTTCTGGTGTTATTTCTGTTGTGCATGCTCTAAATATACTGTAGACGTACTGTGCTCATTACATTCTTTTCAGATTCTGTGACAATTTTTTGTCTTTCCCTATTTTCTCTCTCCccaccccctcctcctcctcctcctctctctctctctctctctctctctctctctgacccaGTTGAAATTTAACTTTTTAATACTGCTCTCACAGATTTGGTTTTAATATCACAACAGCTCTGGCAGCTTAAAATCTTATGCCTCCTTTGACGAAGGGTAGCTAAGTGAACCTTGAAATCCTTAGTGGTTTTAAGCCTAAATCAGTATTTATGTCTGTGTTTATGCATGCACcagtgttatttaaaaaaaaaaaaacatttaaatactaatTGGTAACATTTTCGTTAactgaaataaacatttaaaacataaaatataattggAAAACACTGAAACTACATTTTCATGACTCCAAAATTAGAAATGACCACAAATTCATTTcagttttactttttttaaacacagCATTCTATCAAATTTGAAACCTTTACAACccacatttattaaacatgaaaatgacaCTAGATTGAAAT
This DNA window, taken from Xyrauchen texanus isolate HMW12.3.18 chromosome 5, RBS_HiC_50CHRs, whole genome shotgun sequence, encodes the following:
- the LOC127644233 gene encoding T-cell surface glycoprotein CD5 encodes the protein MGRRNEDSHTSAYFLLLNFSCHFALHICSFQPQPSTNLYQMENSLLLTLMVLLLLGVREGITSSTAENRSQTISIPTTLNLTAANTSCAQPTPCKNITQFITLPPVLALLKVYWKQDSPCEGDLYLFSQMHVLPMCFTNHMEIKWWNELCKDRRCGVWQGFRPTRETKGYLLMSNMTVSKASCSGLLITCQVLSAASGTELAAYKAVTGILIFLILSVILLQFSRPTYKAIRKRFSQKRQNQWIGPTQSQSVSYHRGQAGSNPNNNTLKRQSFPGLERLTVNPSREPSSNRNSDYDSYGYN